The Myotis daubentonii chromosome 9, mMyoDau2.1, whole genome shotgun sequence genome has a segment encoding these proteins:
- the AP5B1 gene encoding AP-5 complex subunit beta-1: protein MGLLSREAWAQRLGAFRASPSAYMAAPEGEDLGRDLLSDLRSEKLSEQTKVSMLALSLEYPAQLWPDAPAAEAAATSLLDTLVLLPPRPSALRRPLLLAATTALVTGGVLGPTSGASLRLLPLLLGLASGGDLGRGFGPSSEQRPLQATACECLRELESCKPGLLGGCLGLLRGLLGQEGPVAPVQPLSLLLALALRNTLVIQARVRASLQGLLTVRAPPPGGGPWNWTLAQEGDAHLQPQAPSWPAAEECGLSALEPSPEEARELRAAVAQLLDTSYLLTPVAQAQLLWLLGWALRGLRGQPPVLFKPQLVRLLGTAQLALLHAVLALKAAFGEALFTAQDEALLLRRLTLAAQHPALPLPAHLFYLHCLLSFPENCPLGPAGEEAAPLLLEPQLCRGLLPNLLHDPMALLARLHLLCLLCAEDEQKEEKGQAQSPCHYLQELLAGLQQRAALPGGPRALATLCFQASYLVALCLAGHHTVLAPLTHGLAQLYRARPALAPHFVDLLDRVAPELGEPLRVVLRQEVVSRPGGGEALRWHLQMLAKVADRDAQSATLGFLQAAAAHCTDWGLQQALLRVCRALLRAGVGGGLADLLQALARQLEDPDGRDHARLYYVLLSHLSGPKLGVALGPSLAAPALTSSLVAENQGFATALMVQEAPAPIRLSVGPQRAEGPVPVLQLQVEVLEPVYSLELRFRVEGQLYAPLGAVHVPCLCPGRPARPLLLPLQPRRPAPAQLDVRALYTKSTGLTCYTHLPPLPVKFADLFLPFPKPPEGARLGFFEELWDSCLPKGTESRLWCPLGPQGLEALVSRHLEPFVVVARPPTSYHIAIRLPPDSKLLLRLEAAQADGVPVVLRTDAWAVLPLVGDYLRGLSAAV from the exons ATGGGGCTCCTGAGCCGGGAAGCCTGGGCCCAGCGCCTGGGCGCCTTCCGGGCCAGCCCGTCCGCCTACATGGCAGCTCCTGAGGGTGAGGATCTGGGTCGTGACCTGCTGAGCGACCTGCGGAGTGAGAAGCTGAGCGAACAGACCAAG GTTTCCATGTTGGCCCTGAGCTTGGAGTACCCAGCCCAGCTGTGGCCAGATGCCcctgcagctgaggcagctgccaCCTCCCTGTTGGATACCCTGGTCCTTCTACCCCCGCGGCCATCAGCTCTGCGGAGGCCCCTGTTGCTGGCAGCAACCACAGCCCTGGTGACCGGAGGTGTGCTCGGCCCCACCTCCGGGGCCTCCCTGCGGCTTCTGCCCCTGCTGCTCGGCTTGGCTTCAGGTGGTGATCTGGGGCGAGGCTTTGGCCCCTCCTCGGAGCAGCGACCCCTGCAGGCCACTGCGTGCGAGTGCCTGCGGGAGCTGGAGAGCTGCAagcctgggctgctggggggctgCCTGGGGCTTCTTCGTGGCCTGTTGGGACAAGAGGGCCCCGTGGCCCCTGTCCAGCCACTCAGCCTGCTGCTGGCACTTGCCCTGCGAAACACCTTGGTGATACAGGCTAGGGTCAGGGCCAGCCTGCAGGGCCTGCTCACAGTCAGGGCTCCTCCCCCCGGGGGTGGCCCCTGGAACTGGACACTAGCTCAAGAGGGCGATGCCCACCTTCAGCCCCAAGCGCCCAGTTGGCCGGCAGCTGAGGAGTGTGGCCTTTCAGCGCTAGAGCCCAGCCCCGAGGAGGCCCGGGAGCTGCGGGCTGCAGTGGCCCAGCTTCTGGACACCTCGTACCTGCTCACACCTGTGGCCCAGGCCCAGCTTCTGTggctgctgggctgggccctgCGGGGTCTGCGGGGACAGCCGCCAGTGCTCTTCAAGCCACAGTTGGTACGGCTGCTgggcacagcccagctggcactGCTGCACGCTGTCCTGGCACTGAAGGCGGCCTTCGGCGAGGCACTGTTCACAGCCCAGGACGAGGCCTTGTTGCTCCGCCGGCTCACCTTGGCCGCGCAGCACCCAGCCCTGCCGCTGCCCGCTCATCTCTTCTACCTGCACTGCCTCCTGAGCTTCCCAGAGAACTGCCCGCTGGGCCCCGCCGGTGAGGAGGCTGCCCCGCTGCTGCTAGAACCGCAGCTCTGCCGTGGCCTCCTACCCAACCTCCTTCATGACCCGATGGCCCTGCTGGCCCGCCTGCACCTGCTGTGCCTTCTCTGTGCTGAGGACGAACaaaaggaggagaaaggacaGGCTCAGAGCCCCTGCCACTACTTGCAGGAACTCCTGGCCGGCTTGCAGCAGAGGGCGGCCCTTCCCGGAGGCCCCCGGGCCCTGGCAACACTCTGCTTCCAGGCGTCATACCTCGTTGCTCTCTGCCTGGCCGGGCACCATACAGTGCTGGCACCCTTGACCCACGGGCTGGCCCAGCTCTACCGCGCCCGGCCTGCGCTGGCTCCCCATTTTGTTGACCTCTTGGATCGAGTGGCCCCTGAGCTGGGGGAGCCCCTGCGGGTGGTGTTGCGGCAAGAGGTGGTGTCAAGGCCAGGTGGGGGTGAGGCCCTTCGTTGGCACCTGCAGATGCTGGCAAAGGTGGCAGACAGGGACGCTCAGAGTGCCACCCTCGGTTTCCTGCAGGCTGCAGCGGCCCACTGCACGGACTGGGGCCTCCAGCAGGCCTTGCTGCGAGTCTGCCGGGCCCTGCTGcgggcgggggttgggggaggcctggcagaCTTGCTGCAGGCATTGGCCAGGCAGCTGGAGGACCCTGATGGGCGGGACCACGCCCGCCTCTACTACGTCCTCCTGAGCCACCTGTCAGGGCCCAAGCTGGGGGTGGCGCTGGGCCCCTCCCTTGCTGCACCTGCACTGACCTCTTCACTGGTGGCCGAGAACCAGGGCTTTGCCACGGCACTGATGGTGCAGGAGGCCCCAGCCCCGATTCGGCTGAGCGTGGGGCCCCAAAGGGCTGAGGGCCCGGTCCCAGTGCTGCAGCTCCAGGTGGAGGTGCTGGAGCCCGTGTACTCTCTGGAGCTGCGCTTCCGAGTGGAAGGACAGCTCTATGCACCCCTAGGGGCTGTCCACgtgccctgcctgtgccctggccgCCCGGCCCGccctctgctcctgcccctgcagccCCGGCGCCCGGCCCCTGCACAGCTGGATGTCCGTGCTCTTTACACCAAGTCCACTGGCCTCACGTGCTATAcccacctgccacccctgccTGTGAAGTTCGCTGACCTCTTCCTGCCTTTCCCGAAGCCCCCCGAGGGTGCCAGGTTGGGCTTCTTTGAGGAACTGTGGGACTCGTGCCTGCCAAAGGGCACCGAGAGTCGCCTGTGGTGCCCTCTTGGGCCACAGGGTCTGGAGGCCTTGGTGTCACGCCACCTGGAGCCCTTTGTAGTGGTGGCCCGGCCGCCCACGAGCTACCACATAGCCATCCGCCTGCCCCCGGACTCCAAGCTGCTGCTGCGGCTGGAGGCAGCCCAGGCGGACGGAGTGCCCGTGGTCCTGCGGACGGACGCCTGGGCTGTGCTGCCCCTGGTGGGGGACTACCTCCGCGGGCTGTCGGCTGCGGTCTGA
- the RNASEH2C gene encoding ribonuclease H2 subunit C — MESGDEEDVEKHRIHLRPVTLRSAPPVTLHLLPCEVGVNRPAPVGRFFTPAIRQGPDGLEVSFRGRRLRGEEVEVPPGLLGYVMAMEEKSLGKQDFPGGSDSEEQELVEPPEALERDFDRFMGASASFRRFTLWGLETVPGPDAKVRAALTWPSLAQAIHAQVPQD, encoded by the exons ATGGAGAGCGGCGACGAGGAAGACGTGGAGAAGCACCGCATCCACCTACGCCCCGTCACTCTGCGCAGCgccccccctgtcacgctgcaCCTTCTGCCCTGCGAAGTCGGGGTTAACCGGCCCGCCCCTGTGGGGCGCTTTTTCACCCCGGCCATCCGTCAGGGTCCCGACG GACTCGAAGTGTCGTTTCGGGGTCGCCGTCTACGGGGCGAGGAGGTGGAGGTGCCGCCCGGCCTGCTGGGATACGTGATGGCGATGGAAGAGAAGTCGCTGGGGAAGCAGGACTTCCCAGGGGGCTCGGACAGTGAGGAGCAGGAGCTGGTGGAACCCCCGGAGGCGCTGGAGCGGGACTTC GACCGCTTCATGGGCGCCTCCGCCAGTTTCCGCCGCTTCACCCTTTGGGGCCTGGAGACCGTCCCTGGCCCGGATGCCAAAGTGCGTGCGGCCCTGACCTGGCCCAGCCTCGCCCAAGCG ATCCATGCACAGGTGCCGCAGGACTGA